The following is a genomic window from Amycolatopsis sp. BJA-103.
CTGGGGCGAGCTGGTTTGACGAGCCACGGCACGACGAGTCGGGCAATATCGTCGGATGGTGGTTCCGAACGGATCAGGAGCACGTCGACTACTGGTTGACGCACACCCTGCCACATCTAGTCATCTTTCACGATGAAAACGCGGATATCTCCTACTGGGTAAATATCACTGCCGACGCAGCAGTATCCACAGGCAAAGGCGTGAAGATCTTCATACCACGAGCAAACACCCTTGATGGCGAGCATCGTAAGGAGCTGTTCGCTGCCGCAAGGGACAGCGGCAAGAACTATGTCCGACGTTCCAGGCGAGATGCAATTCGTCAAGCGGACTATGCACTGGCTGGTGCTATCGACCTTTTGGCAACCAGTACTGAACGGTCTCCATTAGACGTGGACAGGCGAGACTTTAGAATGGCATTCGCCGCAGAATTGCGCGCGTTACGCGGATTGACCGGCAGTCCCAGCATTGCCACATTGTCCAAAAATACGAA
Proteins encoded in this region:
- a CDS encoding DUF4365 domain-containing protein, giving the protein MQQPESRQLGAVGEAAAKLAFLRLGWAVIDAAPEHDVGTDLYLEVRDDQLSYSGWMMGAQVKAGASWFDEPRHDESGNIVGWWFRTDQEHVDYWLTHTLPHLVIFHDENADISYWVNITADAAVSTGKGVKIFIPRANTLDGEHRKELFAAARDSGKNYVRRSRRDAIRQADYALAGAIDLLATSTERSPLDVDRRDFRMAFAAELRALRGLTGSPSIATLSKNTNLEIVKIERFLSGEHLPSRWMVGALVHAMAEYARKRGIDIASHEVDVVKWERKWRITKNPGMQKILKNKAHSKAR